In Panicum virgatum strain AP13 chromosome 4N, P.virgatum_v5, whole genome shotgun sequence, a single window of DNA contains:
- the LOC120668839 gene encoding RNA pseudouridine synthase 2, chloroplastic-like — MAAATAAPPPAIAATFSALLRRQAARTCRFRPFYARCVASNARAEAAEPESRGGGLGGTRLEEAVPAGEGLSRIDAWISARLGGGGVSRARVQASIRAGLVAVNGRPVSKVSHMVKGGDLVSCTVSELQPLRAEAEDIPLDIVYEDDHVLVVNKPAHMVVHPAPGNANGTLVNAILHHCRISTFTCLARNSTGDDYLDSSDDDVDVFDVDQFTTEVVSSEVRDALGRPGIVHRLDKGTRGLLVVAKDEHSHAQLAEQFKLHTIRRVYISLTCGVPHPNSGRIEASIARDPNNRIRMVAIAGSGHRYARNAASRYKVREVFAGGGSALVEWRLETGRTHQIRAHAKYIGIPLLGDETYGGTKSMALSLLRPRTPSKYHSALSDLISKVDRPCLHAALLGFKHPHSGKILEFSCPPPDDFTEVLDELQRVTSGD, encoded by the exons ATGGCagctgcgacggcggcgcccccgccggcgatcgccgccACCTTCTCGGCCCTCCTACGCCGCCAGGCCGCCCGTACATGCAGGTTTCGACCTTTCTACGCGAGATGCGTCGCCTCCAACGCGAGAGCCGAGGCGGCGGAGCCGGAGAGCCGGGGTGGAGGCCTCGGCGGGACCCGCCTGGAGGAGGCCGTGCCCGCCGGGGAGGGGCTCTCACGGATCGACGCCTGGATATCGgcgcggttgggcggcgggggcgtCAGCCGCGCGCGCGTGCAGGCCAGCATCCGCGCGGGACTCGTCGCCGTCAATGGCCGCCCGGTCTCCAAG GTTTCACATATGGTGAAGGGTGGGGATCTGGTCAGTTGCACGGTGTCGGAGCTACAGCCACTGAGGGCAGAGGCGGAGGACATCCCGCTAGACATTGTTTACGAAGATGACCATGTTCTTGTTGTGAACAAACCAGCTCATATGGTTGTTCACCCTGCGCCAGGAAATGCAAACGGCACCTTGGTCAATGCTATACTTCACCACTGCAGGATTTCCACGTTTACATGTTTAGCACGCAATTCAACTGGTGATGATTACCTAGATTCTTCGGATGACGATGTTGATGTATTTGATGTTGATCAATTTACTACGGAAGTTGTTAGTTCGGAAGTGCGGGATGCTCTTGGGCGCCCTGGCATTGTGCACAGGCTTGATAAGGGGACAAGAGGACTTCTTGTTGTTGCTAAG GATGAGCATTCCCATGCTCAATTAGCTGAACAGTTCAAGCTGCACACAATTCGTAGAGTGTACATCAGTCTTACTTGTGGCGTACCTCATCCAAATTCTGGCAGGATTGAGGCATCTATTGCACGTGATCCTAACAATAGGATTCGTATGGTTGCTATTGCTGGATCAGGCCACAGATATGCACGCAATGCTGCTAGTAG GTACAAAGTAAGAGAGGTCTTTGCTGGTGGTGGATCCGCACTAGTAGAGTGGAGACTGGAGACAGGACGCACTCACCAG ATCCGTGCGCATGCGAAGTATATAGGGATCCCACTTCTTGGTGATGAAACGTATGGCGGTACCAAAAGCATGGCACTGTCACTTTTGAGACCAAGAACCCCTTCAAAATATCATAGTGCACTTTCAGATCTGATATCTAAAGTAGACAGGCCATGCCTTCATGCTGCATTGCTTGG ATTCAAGCATCCACATTCAGGAAAGATCCTTGAATTCTCATGCCCCCCACCAGATGATTTTACCGAGGTACTTGATGAATTGCAACGTGTAACATCTGGTGACTAA
- the LOC120668844 gene encoding NEP1-interacting protein-like 1, whose protein sequence is MDPSGAFLQPQPQVGSFSFPRSSSNVSLSSLARSAGRGRGATRGRRMVRRVCRGVITFIFAIAGLFLGAVTGGLIGLATESGLFRGTGIGAITGALVSIEVVDSSIRLWQARRSGIWSILYVLNVIYSLLTGRLVREKVDPAVQRVVRSQMNAVDSSPFRESPDLFEVEATNGMPRASIDKLPESWITEEYKRDAVGDLSGCSVCLQDFQVGEKVRSLPDCWHVFHVPCIDGWLIKHGSCPLCRRKL, encoded by the exons ATGGATCCGTCGGGCGCATTcctgcagccgcagccgcaggtgggctccttctccttcccccGGAGCTCCAGCAACGTGTCGCTGTCGTCGCTGGCCAGGAGCGCCGGACGCGGGAGGGGCGCCACCAGGGGCAGGAGGATGGTGCGCAGGGTCTGCCGCGGCGTCATCACCTTCATCTTCGCCATCG ctggTCTGTTCCTGGGAGCGGTGACCGGCGGCCTGATCGGGCTGGCCACGGAGAGCGGCCTGTTCCGCGGCACCGGCATCGGCGCCATCACCGGCGCGCTCGTCTCCATCGAGGTCGTCGACTCCTCCATCCGGCTGTGGCAGGCGCGCCGCTCCGGGATCTGGAGCATCCTCTATGTG CTGAACGTGATCTACAGCCTCCTGACCGGCAGGCTCGTCCGGGAGAAGGTCGATCCGGCGGTGCAGcgggtggtccggagccag ATGAACGCGGTGGACTCGTCGCCGTTCAGGGAGTCGCCGGACCTGTTCGAGGTGGAGGCCACCAACGGCATGCCGCGGGCGTCCATCGACAAGCTCCCCGAGTCCTGGATCACCGAGGAGTACAAGCGCGACGCCGTCGGCGACCTCTCCGGCTGCTCAGTGTGTCTTCAG GATTTCCAGGTCGGGGAGAAGGTGCGGAGCCTGCCGGACTGCTGGCACGTGTTCCACGTGCCGTGCATCGACGGCTGGCTGATCAAGCACGGGTCCTGCCCGCTCTGCAGGAGGAAGCTCTAG